In the Helicobacter colisuis genome, CAAAAAATTCTAAGCTAGGCTGAAAAATCAATAACAATGCTTCTAAAATCTCTAAGGGGACATTAGGATAAGTTTGATAAAGCAAATCTAAATCCAAACTCTCCACAAATTCTTGCAACACCAAAACTCTAGCACCCTTAGCCTGAAAATTTGGCAAAATCTTTCCTGTTTGCTTAAGCACTTTTGGCTGAATCACACTAATAAAGCCACCTTGAATTTGCACCTTTCCACTCACAACAAGTCTCTCACCAACCTTAAAAATAGACTTATGATAAGTTTTGGCATTAAAAATCATTAGATCAATTTCTCTATCTAATAGTGGTGCATAGCACAGCACTCTTGCATTTTTAAAGTTAGAATATCTTAAAACTTCAACTTCCAAAACCGCTTGAGTATTGGCGATTAATTGAGACGATAAAATTGTATTAGAATAATCTTTGGGAGTAAATTTCAAACAAAAATCAAAAAAGCTTTTTATGCCTAGTTTTTGAATATTTAGCGGAAGCAGGGTTGGCAGATTCAATCTGCACTCACCACACTAAAAGTAAGTTTTGTAATTTCTTTATGAGATTTAATATAATCATTCACTTCTTTTAAAGTAAGATTCTGAATTTCTTGCAAGACTTGTGCATTAAAGTCCAAAGGCAAACCCTTGTAGTAATTATTAAACGCACTTCCTAATCTCTGGGAAAGCGTTTCATTGTGCAAAGGCTCACTACCTAGCAAATACTGCTTTGCTTCTTGCAATTCTTGCTCACTAATACCCTTTGCCACAAACTCATCAACCACTTCTTGCACAAGTTTTTGGGCTTCTTTTTCATTTTTTAAGCTCGTTTGCAAATATCCTCTTGCATAAGAAAATGTTTTTCCTGCTTCTAGTTGCATTACCGCAGAATAAGCCAGACCTCTTTTTACGCGCACCTCTTCCATCATACGACTTCCAAAGCCACTCCCTCCAAGCACAAAAGAAGCCACCTTAATTAACGCACTTTCTTTTTGGAGATTCTCCACATTAAGCGGTGATCCAAAATAAATATATGCTTGCTTGGTTTCCTTAATCTGACGCTTTGTTTGAGGCTTATCATTAGCACTAAATGGTTTAATCTCTACAGAATCCCCCACCGGTAAAACCGCTAAAAGATCTGCTAAACTTCGAGTTATTTTGGCATAATCCACATCACCGCCCACAATCACAATAGCAGATTTCAAATTTACATATTTATGATAAAACTGCTCTATTTCTTCTAAAGACATTTGCGCTAAAGTCTCTTTAGTCCCACTTAATGGATTTTCTAGCACACTACCTTTAAATAACATAGCACTCAAAGCGCGATTAGCCTGATAATCAAAGTCATTTTCTCTTTCTAAGATTCCAATGAGTGAATTTTCTTTTACTTTTTGCAAAGCCTTAGGAGTGAAATTTGGATCTTGCATTAAATCTTTTAAATATTTTAATCCACTCTCTTGCTCTTTGCTCATTCCACTTAATGTGAAATCCATCGTCTCTAGCCCACTTCCCACACTTAAACTTAATGCCTTCTCCTCTAGCTTTTGTGAAAACTTAGTTACACCAAGCTTTTGTGTCCCTTCATTTAAAAGTGAGCTTACAACATCAGATAGCCCATAATTTTTTTGATTACTCACTCCACCTGCACCCTTAAAAACAATTTGGACAAAAAACAAAGGAAGTTGCGAATTTTTCTCATACAAAACAGGAATCTCCACCCCTTTAACTTCCACTTTTTTTAATTCCACTGCCATTAAAAATCCTTTGAGAAATAATAAATTTAAAAAAATTACTAAAACTTTTTTCATTACTAAAAAATCTCCAAAATATCATAAGCTGTATTGCGCTTAGCTGGAATCTCGCCCACATCTTTAATTAAAGAAATCATCTCTGCTTGATTCATTGAGTTTCTAGCACCTGCTGCAGCAACAACATTTTCTTCCATCATCGTGCTACCCAAATCATTAGCTCCAAAAAGCAATGCAAGTTGCCCAATATAAGAACCTTGTGTTACCCAGCTACTTTGAATATTTTGAAAATTGTCCAAAAAGATTCGACTGCAAGCCAAAAGTCTCAAATAGCGATTAGATGAAGCTTTATGAAGTGTTGGAAATTCCTTTTGTAAAGGTGTAAAAGCAGGTTGAAAACTCCATAAAATAAATGCTCTAAAGCCATTGGTTTCATCTTGAAGATTGCGGATTCTCTCCCAATGCTCAATAATATCTGTATCATTCTCCACACTTCCAAACATCATTGTAGCGGTGCTTCTCATACCAATTTTGTGGGCTTCTCTATGCACTTCTATCCATTCATCGCTATCTAGCTTTTTTGGCGCTATGACATCACGCACCCTATCGCTTAAAATCTCCGCTCCTGCGCCAGGAATTGAAGCTAATCCGCATTTTTGAAGTTTTTTTAATACTTCAGCAATAGAAATTTTAGAGATTTTTGCAATGTAATTAATCTCAATAGCAGAAAAGCCATGCACCGTAATTTGAGGATATTTTTGTGAAATATGTGAAACTAATTCTTCATACCATTCTATCTTAAGACTTGGATGCACCCCACCTTGAAAAAGTATTTGTGTCCCACCAATAGCAAGTAACTCTTCAATCTTTTGATCAATTTCTTCAAAACTAAGAATATAGGTCTCACTTTCATTAATTCTGCGCTTAAAGGCACAAAATTTACAATCCACCCAACAAATATTAGTGTAATTAATATTCCTATCAACCACAAAAGTTGTAATATTATCTGGATGCAAAACCTGCTTAATCCCAAAAGCTCTTTCGCCCAATTCTTTCAAAGAGGCGTTTTGCATTAAATCCAAAATTTCTTCCCTACTCACACGCGGAATCTTAGTTCTAATGATTGCTCTATCTATTTTTTCTTGCATTGTCATCTTAAAATCTCTGTCCCATTGTAAATTCAAAAGAAGAGGTATCATCACCCTTTTTGGGATTAAGTGCTTTAGGAACAATAAAAGTAATAGCTCCAATAGGTGAAATCCATTCCAAAGCTACTCCCACAGAATCGCGCTGAATCTGCGTTAATTTATCCTCCCCTAACATACCATAATCATAAAAGGCACTCAATCGCATTTGCACCGTTTCAAACAATCCATAGCTTAACTCCACTGAACCATAAAGCGTTTGATTTCCACCAATCCTCACTCCATATTTATCGCGTGGCGTGATAGAGTTACTTTGGAAACCTCTAAGTGAGCTAACACCCCCTAAATAAAATCTCTCATTAATAGGGACATAACCATTATCATCAATATACCCAAACTTCGTGCGGAATCTAAATATCAAATCCAAATCAGTCCAATCTTCTAAGGATTTAAAATAATATAAATTCCCAAAATATTTCCAAAACTTAGCATCTCCCCCAACTCCTGCATATTCCAAAGAACCACCTGCTTTCCAACCATTTTTTGGAAAGAAATAAGAATCGGTATTATCAAAATACACCCCGGGAATCACGGAAGATTTAATATATTCTCCCTTATAGTAGCGACTATAAAAAGGGTTATTAAAATCAGAAAGTTTAGATTTTTGATAAGTGTAACCCACACTTGCTTCTAGGGTATCTGTGATTCTTCGCCCACCAACAAGACTAGCCCCTTGTGTAATCTCACGATAATCATAATCTGTATAATCTGTTTGATAAATATCTGTAGAAAGACTATAATTGCTATCCAAAACTGCAGGATTATAGAGATTTAAGCGATAAGAAGTAGAAACCTCACTCTTATCAAAGTAAAGTCCAGCTGTTAGCCCTGTCCCAAAGATATTTCTATCTTTAATAGATGCACTCCCCATTATTCCATCATAACTTCCATACCCTACACCAAAGGTAAATTCTCCTGTCTTACCCTCCTTGACATTCACAATCAAATCAATATTTTCTTCATCAACGCGCTTTTCTTCAATATCCACGCTATCAAAACCACCTGTTCTCATAATCGCATTTTTAGAGCGCTCAATCTTGCTCATTTGATATTGATCACCTGGAGCTAACAACACATTTCTACGAACCACTCTATCAAGCGTCTTAGAGTTACCCGAAATCAAAACATCGCGCACCTTTACTTTTTTGCCAGGTTGAACATAATAAATTACCCGCACTTCCGCATTCTCTTGATTCTTATCCAAATCCGGGGTTACTCGCGTGAAGGCATAACCCAAATCACCGATTTTATGTTTAATTGCTTCTGTGTCCTTACGCATTGTGCTAATATTAAATTTCTTACCCTTTTTTAAACTCACAATATCATAAAGATCTTCTAGCGGAATCACATCCTCTTCTAAAACAATATCAATTCCAGAAACCTTATAAAGTTCCCCTTCTTTGATATAAAAATCTAATTCAGCATTATAAGTGGTAAAATCTGTCCTTAAAAAAGGCGTATCTACTTCTGCATCCAAAAACCCTTTTTGCATATAGAGATCGCGGATTCTAAGCGCATCATTTTCAATTTCATTGATTTGCAATTTACCGCTATTAAACCCCCACATCCAACCAAGAAAATCCCGCTCTTTATTAGCCGTAGATGCTTCAATGCGCGAAACTTTTAATTCATCTCTACCATAATAATTTGCTTTTCTAATAATAATTTCTTCACCCTTATTAATCTCTAGCGTTACTTTAAGTGCATTTTGCGAAATTTCCTCTGTTTTTACTTCCACAACAGTGTTATAAAATCCTTGAGATTCTAAAAGTGCAATAATCTTTTTTCGCGTATTAGCAATTTTTAGTTCATCATAAACATCGCCCTTTTTAAGCCCTATTTCTTTATCAAGGACTGATTGCTCTTTTCCTGCGCCATATCCACTCACTACCAAACTTGCAATTACGGGCTTTTCAGCAAAATGATAAGTTAAAATTCCATTTTCTTCTGTAATCCAAATATCTTTAAAATATCCTTGCTCATAAAAATTAATAATACTTTTATTGACACTTTCAATATTCATTGTTTCATTAATCTTAATCTTGGCAATCTCATTTGCAATCAAGGGGGAAATGTAGTTTAACCCCTCATAGCGAATCTCTTTAATAACAGGTAATTCTGCTGCTTTTAAGCCACTTGACAAAGCAAAAGCTGCCACTACAAAGGATAATGTTTTTGGGAAAAAGCTCATCTTATTTTGCACCTTAAAGAATTAGAATTTTTTTGGATTATATCTTTTTTGAGTTTAAAGCTAACAAAACTAAAGTAAATAAATATATAATTTCATACAAAAATAAAATTTCAAATATGTGAGTAATAATATGCAAGCTGGAATCATTGGTTTAGGATTAATTGGCGGTTCTTTAGGATTAGCTTTAAGAGAAACAGGAATGTTTAAGAGAATTTTAGGATTAGATAATAACGAGATTCACTTACAACAAGCGCTTTCTTTGGGACTAGTTGATGAAGGGGTGGAACTTGATGAAATCAAGCTTTGTGATGTTATTTTTCTTGCCATTCCCGTTGAGGCAATTTTAAAAACTCTACCCAAACTAACAGGAATCGCTCCACACACAACCATCATTGATCTAGGTAGCACCAAGCACCTCATCTCCCAAAATATTCCCCAAGAGATTCGCAAAAACTTTGTTTGCGCACACCCCATGAGTGGAACAGAAAACTTTGGTCCCAAAGCAGCCTTTAAGGAATTGTTAGCTCATCACATTATCGTTTTAACCGACTTAGAGCAAAGCGGAGAATTTCAAGCAGCTATGGCAAAGGAGATTTTTGTCTCCCTTAAAATGAATATTATCAAAATGGATTCAAAATCTCACGACAATCACGCTGCATTTATTAGCCATTTGCCCCACATTATTAGCTATGCCATTGCCAACACTGTGCTATCCCAACAAAATCCAAAAGATATTTTAGCGCTTGCAGGTGGTGGTTTTAAAAGTATGGTAAGAATCGCCAAGAGCTCTCCAATAATGTGGAGTGATATTGCTAAGCAAAATAAAAACGAATTACTCAAATCTCTTGACTTTTTTCAAAAAGAACTTGATTTTGCAACCTCCCTTATCAAAGAAGAAAAATGGGAAGAACTTGCCAAATGGATGGAAAAAGCCAATTCGCTCTATGAAATCTTTTAAGTTTCAAGCAAAGCTTGTAGAATCCTTGGCTTTATAATTGCTAATTAGTTTAATGCAAATGGTCAATAAAATCCCTTCTAAAAGAGCTGCAATAATAAACGCATAATATTCCTCTGCGCTAATGGCACCAAATTGCTTCCCAAGCTGTGCTGTTGCCACTAAAAAAGTAAGTGGCATCGAATGGCTAAAAGCAAAAAGCAAGACTTCTTTACGATTTTCAAAGTATTTTCTATATGCCACAAAAGCACCAATGATTCGCAAAAGCACCATTACTACAATAATCACAAATACTTCTGAAAACAAATGGGGGTTTTGAAAAATTAAATCCAAATCCAAAGTTGAACCCACATACACAAAAAACAATGGAACAAAAAAGCCAAAGCCAATTTCATTAAGTTTTTCTGCTAAGCCCTTTTGATGATGGAAATAAGTTGCTAGAATCATTCCTGCTAAAAATGCTCCAAGCACACGCTCTAAGTCTAATATTTGCGCAATTCCAATCATAGTTAAAAACAACATCACGCCAAAGCGAATATCTTGATTCTTGCTTGAATGTTGTGGAATCACATAAAACTTTAATGTTGGAAACCACCAAAATAAAATATTTGCCACCTTAAAAATCCCAACAATCACGCTCAAAAAGGCAAAAAGCACAAAAAGTGTTTCATAAAGCTTCCAAGTAATTCCATAAGAATACACACCATTTAAAAGCACCAAAACCACAATACTAATAAGCTCTCCCAAAATCCCAACATTCAATGCCATTTGAAGCCATTGTGTGTTTTTGGGATATTCTCTCAAAAGCGCCATAATCATTCCCAAACTCATAACCGGCAAAGTCGCGATATAAAATACAGACAATCCACTATAAAGCACATATAAAACCGCCACACCATAAAGCATAAAAAAATACACACTAGCTGATTTTATAAACTCCACTCCAAGCCTACTAAAGGTTTTTAAATCCACTTCCAAGCCACACAAAAACATTAAGAACAAAAACCCAATATGTGCTACAAATTCCAAAGAATCAAAATGTTTAAAAAAACCAAAATAAAATGCCAAAGCTCCAAGCAAAATCTCTACCACCACTAAAGGAAGCCTTGTTAATGCGCTAAAAAAGGGCGCCACAACAATCAATAATGAAATCACACCAAAAGTAATAAGACTATCCATAAAATACAATCGCTCCAAAAAAATTTACAAAGTATAACAAAAGCTCCTTAAAAATTTAACAAACAAAATTCCCCAAAAACCTATTATAATTATGCTAATATGCTAAATTAAAAATGGGAGACTTTAAAAGTGGAAAAAGATTTTTTCGCCCCCTTATTGCCTTATAATTTTAAGAATCTAAGCACCAAAGAAAAAAAGGCTTTGCTTAAAAAAGAAATTTTACTTGCAAAAAACAAACATTATTTTGATTGGACAGCAAGTGGTTTAGCTGCAAAATGTATAGAAAAACGCATTAAAAAGATTCTTCCCTTTTATGCCAACCCACATTCTGAAAGCTCCCTTCACTCTAAAATTATCGGTAAAACTTATGAACAAGCGCGTAAGAATCTTAAGCAAATCTTTGGGCTTGATTCTAGCTTTGCGCTCATTTCTTGTGGTTTTGGGTCAAGTGCTGCTATCAAAAAGTTTCAAGAAATCCTAGGAATCTATCTCCCACCCCAAACTAGAAAAACTCTCAAACTCCACGAAATTGATTCCTCTAAATTACCTCTTGTAATCGTTGGACCCTATGAACACCACAGCAATGAATTAAGCTTTAGAGAAGGTTTGTGCGAAGTGATACGAATCCCACTTAACACTGAAGGCTTAGTGGATTTAAAGGCTTTGGAGCAAATTTTGATTGCTAATGTCCATCGCAAAATCATTGCTTCTTTTTCGCTTGCTTCAAATGTTAGTGGGATTTTAAGCCCTTTTATGCAAATCTCAAATCTAGTCCGAGAATATGGCGGAATTGTCTGCTTTGATATGGCAAGCTCCTCTGCTTATTTTGACATTCCTGCTTCTTTTTATGATGTTGCATTTCTCTCTCCACATAAGCTCTTAGGAGGAATTTCAAGCAGTGGAATCCTCATTATCAAGCGCAATTTAATCAACAAAACCCTGCCTCCTACTTTTTGTGGTGGCGGAGTGGTGGGCTATGTTTCGCGCACAAGCCAAATTTATTTTGCTAATGAAGAGATTCGTGAAGAATCAGGAACGCCTGGGATTTTAGAATTTATTAGAGCGAGTTTGGCTTATCAATTGCGCCAAGAAATTGGACAAGAATGGATTATGCAAACCAAAGAAAAGCTCATTCGAATCTTTAAAGAGTTTTTAGAAAGCCACCCTAAAATCACTCTTTATGGCAATCCAAACTACAACATTGTTGGAACTTTTGCATTTAATCTCCAAGAAAAATCTCCTTATGAAATTGCCACTATACTTTCAAATAACTATGGAATCTTGGTGCGCGCAGGTTGTTCTTGTGCGGGACCTTATGGACACGATTTACTGAATTTAAAAGACAATACAACTTTTAATCAAAAACCTGGTTGGATTCGCGTAAGTTTGCATTACACACATC is a window encoding:
- a CDS encoding dehypoxanthine futalosine cyclase, producing the protein MNLQWDRDFKMTMQEKIDRAIIRTKIPRVSREEILDLMQNASLKELGERAFGIKQVLHPDNITTFVVDRNINYTNICWVDCKFCAFKRRINESETYILSFEEIDQKIEELLAIGGTQILFQGGVHPSLKIEWYEELVSHISQKYPQITVHGFSAIEINYIAKISKISIAEVLKKLQKCGLASIPGAGAEILSDRVRDVIAPKKLDSDEWIEVHREAHKIGMRSTATMMFGSVENDTDIIEHWERIRNLQDETNGFRAFILWSFQPAFTPLQKEFPTLHKASSNRYLRLLACSRIFLDNFQNIQSSWVTQGSYIGQLALLFGANDLGSTMMEENVVAAAGARNSMNQAEMISLIKDVGEIPAKRNTAYDILEIF
- a CDS encoding prephenate dehydrogenase produces the protein MQAGIIGLGLIGGSLGLALRETGMFKRILGLDNNEIHLQQALSLGLVDEGVELDEIKLCDVIFLAIPVEAILKTLPKLTGIAPHTTIIDLGSTKHLISQNIPQEIRKNFVCAHPMSGTENFGPKAAFKELLAHHIIVLTDLEQSGEFQAAMAKEIFVSLKMNIIKMDSKSHDNHAAFISHLPHIISYAIANTVLSQQNPKDILALAGGGFKSMVRIAKSSPIMWSDIAKQNKNELLKSLDFFQKELDFATSLIKEEKWEELAKWMEKANSLYEIF
- the bamA gene encoding outer membrane protein assembly factor BamA — encoded protein: MSFFPKTLSFVVAAFALSSGLKAAELPVIKEIRYEGLNYISPLIANEIAKIKINETMNIESVNKSIINFYEQGYFKDIWITEENGILTYHFAEKPVIASLVVSGYGAGKEQSVLDKEIGLKKGDVYDELKIANTRKKIIALLESQGFYNTVVEVKTEEISQNALKVTLEINKGEEIIIRKANYYGRDELKVSRIEASTANKERDFLGWMWGFNSGKLQINEIENDALRIRDLYMQKGFLDAEVDTPFLRTDFTTYNAELDFYIKEGELYKVSGIDIVLEEDVIPLEDLYDIVSLKKGKKFNISTMRKDTEAIKHKIGDLGYAFTRVTPDLDKNQENAEVRVIYYVQPGKKVKVRDVLISGNSKTLDRVVRRNVLLAPGDQYQMSKIERSKNAIMRTGGFDSVDIEEKRVDEENIDLIVNVKEGKTGEFTFGVGYGSYDGIMGSASIKDRNIFGTGLTAGLYFDKSEVSTSYRLNLYNPAVLDSNYSLSTDIYQTDYTDYDYREITQGASLVGGRRITDTLEASVGYTYQKSKLSDFNNPFYSRYYKGEYIKSSVIPGVYFDNTDSYFFPKNGWKAGGSLEYAGVGGDAKFWKYFGNLYYFKSLEDWTDLDLIFRFRTKFGYIDDNGYVPINERFYLGGVSSLRGFQSNSITPRDKYGVRIGGNQTLYGSVELSYGLFETVQMRLSAFYDYGMLGEDKLTQIQRDSVGVALEWISPIGAITFIVPKALNPKKGDDTSSFEFTMGQRF
- a CDS encoding aminotransferase class V-fold PLP-dependent enzyme produces the protein MPYNFKNLSTKEKKALLKKEILLAKNKHYFDWTASGLAAKCIEKRIKKILPFYANPHSESSLHSKIIGKTYEQARKNLKQIFGLDSSFALISCGFGSSAAIKKFQEILGIYLPPQTRKTLKLHEIDSSKLPLVIVGPYEHHSNELSFREGLCEVIRIPLNTEGLVDLKALEQILIANVHRKIIASFSLASNVSGILSPFMQISNLVREYGGIVCFDMASSSAYFDIPASFYDVAFLSPHKLLGGISSSGILIIKRNLINKTLPPTFCGGGVVGYVSRTSQIYFANEEIREESGTPGILEFIRASLAYQLRQEIGQEWIMQTKEKLIRIFKEFLESHPKITLYGNPNYNIVGTFAFNLQEKSPYEIATILSNNYGILVRAGCSCAGPYGHDLLNLKDNTTFNQKPGWIRVSLHYTHRKKELYYLCECLKKLCK
- a CDS encoding M16 family metallopeptidase; the encoded protein is MAVELKKVEVKGVEIPVLYEKNSQLPLFFVQIVFKGAGGVSNQKNYGLSDVVSSLLNEGTQKLGVTKFSQKLEEKALSLSVGSGLETMDFTLSGMSKEQESGLKYLKDLMQDPNFTPKALQKVKENSLIGILERENDFDYQANRALSAMLFKGSVLENPLSGTKETLAQMSLEEIEQFYHKYVNLKSAIVIVGGDVDYAKITRSLADLLAVLPVGDSVEIKPFSANDKPQTKRQIKETKQAYIYFGSPLNVENLQKESALIKVASFVLGGSGFGSRMMEEVRVKRGLAYSAVMQLEAGKTFSYARGYLQTSLKNEKEAQKLVQEVVDEFVAKGISEQELQEAKQYLLGSEPLHNETLSQRLGSAFNNYYKGLPLDFNAQVLQEIQNLTLKEVNDYIKSHKEITKLTFSVVSAD
- a CDS encoding cation:proton antiporter, yielding MDSLITFGVISLLIVVAPFFSALTRLPLVVVEILLGALAFYFGFFKHFDSLEFVAHIGFLFLMFLCGLEVDLKTFSRLGVEFIKSASVYFFMLYGVAVLYVLYSGLSVFYIATLPVMSLGMIMALLREYPKNTQWLQMALNVGILGELISIVVLVLLNGVYSYGITWKLYETLFVLFAFLSVIVGIFKVANILFWWFPTLKFYVIPQHSSKNQDIRFGVMLFLTMIGIAQILDLERVLGAFLAGMILATYFHHQKGLAEKLNEIGFGFFVPLFFVYVGSTLDLDLIFQNPHLFSEVFVIIVVMVLLRIIGAFVAYRKYFENRKEVLLFAFSHSMPLTFLVATAQLGKQFGAISAEEYYAFIIAALLEGILLTICIKLISNYKAKDSTSFA